TTCATTGTCGTCATTCTATTTTTCCATACCCCCTTCGCTGCCGCAAGGCTCCAGCCTTGTGGCCCGCTGATAGGTAAACGTCATGCCTTTAGGACGGTGCGCTACGTAATTATTACTTTTACCAGTCCCTTAATACCTGCATAATCCCGTGCGCTGCTATGCAGGTAATCATAATCGTTTTCTACAAAACCTGCTACAACCGGGTTATTATGCGTATAATCAATTTTTTGGTCAATTACAGCTGCACTCCATAATTCGATAGGCTTGTTATGCTGCTGCCAAAACTGGTTGCTGGTGTTATTGCTATTAGTCAGACCTGCTTTTTTAAATGAGTTTAGCAGCCATTCCCGCCTGCTTTCCTGGTTATTTTCTTTTATTAAAGCTATCATTTGTTTTGACGTTAGCGATTTAAAATCCCTGATCAGGTCTTCTGGTTTTTGAATTGTCGATCTAAAAACCAAATGTACATGGCTCGGCATTATGCACCATGCATAAATTTCCATGCCTTTATTGTCGACGCTGTAGTTGAGGTTTCTCACCAAACAGTCGAAGTAGTGCAGCCGAACAAACACATCTAACCAAAACACCGTGGCAAAGCTTACAAAATATAATCCTTCAGGATTCTTGAATTTATAATTACGGCTCATGTGTTAAAAATACAAAATCCCGGATGAAACGTGCATCCGGGATTGGCATATTCATTACTTAGCATGGCGTTTACCTATCAGCGGGCCACAAGGCTGGAGCGTCGAGTAGGCAAGGGCATTTCAGCCCAAGCCTCTCACAGAACCGTACGTGAAGCTCTCACTTCATACGGCTCTTATTATACCATCAAACGTGTTTAAAAACAGTCCAGTAATAGAACATGGCCGGATAGCTGATTTTTAACTCACTTATCCATTTATGCGCTTCTCCATAACTGCCTCTAAACTTCCTGTACTTGTTTAATACCCATTTGGCTAAACGAAACTCAAAGCGTTTCATCAATGGTTGTAGGCCTCGTAGCTTAAATTTCCCATAGTACCTGATAATCCCTACCATTTGTGGGTTTATCTGATCGGCTATGTCTTGCATCGTTAAATCACTTCGCCGATGCCACCTGAGCTGCTTCCATCCTTCGATTATCCTCGATTGTGCTTTTTGACTTATGGTACTCCCATATCCTAAAAACAACCCTCCTTTTTTGGATATTATTGGTTTTGGTTTGAATGTGAACCCCAGAAAATCGAATTTCTTTCCATAGTCTTTCCTCTTGGGCCTTCGATAGTTCTGGCAGTATACCATTTTCGTCTTCTCTTCGCTAAGACGTAGTTTACATTCTGCAAGTCTTGCCCGGATAGCCTCCAGCAATTGTTTCGCTTCCGTTTCTGTATGACAATGAATTACAATATCGTCCGCATAGCGTACAAATGCTACTCCGGGGTATTGCTTCAAAAGCCATTTGTCCAGTACATAATGCAAAAACAGGTTTGCTAATAAAGGGCTTATCACTCCGCCTTGTGGCGTACCTTGCCCTCCCTTTTGAATAAGTGTTCCATCGGGTTGTTGCGCCGGACTTTCCAGCCATCTCCTAATGTACATCTTTACCCATGGCTCCGCTACATGCCGCTCTACAGCTTTCATTAGCAGTTCATGGTCTACCTCATCAAAGAAACTTTTGATGTCCATATCAATCACCCATGCGTACCTGAGTACATTTTCATGGACTGCTGCTACTGCCTGATGGGCGCTTTTCAATGGGCGATAGCCATACGATTGATCTTGAAACTGTGCCTCTAAGCGTGGTTCTAAGTAATCCTTTACTACTTGTTGGGCAATCCGGTCGCTTACTGTAGGGATGCCTAACACCCGCTTCTTGCCGTTTGCTTTGGGTATCGATACTGAGCGAACTGGTTTGGGAAAATAACTGCCGGAGTTCATTCGGTTCCATAATACATACAGGTTGTCTAATAAGTTCACCTCAAAATCTTCGAGGCTTTCTTTATCTACTCCTGCTGATCCTTTGTTTGCCTTTACTTTCCGATAGGCTTTCTTTACCATTTCTTTCGTTACCGGTACTGGTCTTGATGTTGTCTCAAACATTTTAATCCTCCTTCTTTTTAAAGTTGTTAGAATATTCTTAACTGTATAATTGATGCCCTTCGCTCCACCTTCATTACAAAGGATTCTTCACTACTACAGCATCATCCGTCATCCTTAACAGCTTCGGTATTCGGCCTCACGGGTATTGCCCGCTTGTGCCTTTCTCTTAACATCCGTTAAGGACTTCCCGTGTTTCGTATAAAAGCCTGAATAAGAGTCATGCCTCCTCTATGACGATTGCCTTATAGCCAGTATGCAAGTTCCCGCTATAATCTTTCACTAATACGCAAGAACATTAGCTTTTGACAATGGGTTTCGCTCTCTCATCACTTCATCGATGGTTCATTTGCATTCATCTCTCTTTTTCATACCTGACTATTTCCCGTAGCCTTTTCCTCTTTCCGTTCAATACCTAACTATTACTAATCAAGCACCGAGAGGTGGTTTAATGCCTCTGCTTGCACAGCGACTTTGGTAGGCCTACTACCATCTTTCATACAACATTTGCTTTCCTTTATTCAGAAGGCTCGTAATTCACGGCACACCGTGCGGGAGCTGAGGTTAAATTATGTTTATCGAAGCTATAATGTGACTTACTGTATTTATTTCATTGCTAACAACTACGTCGGAATTATAACTGATAAACAACGCTTTTTGCTTCGCAAAGACGATAACGAATCTCCAAAGTCCTTTATCGTTCTTGATATCGATCTCGGCAATCTTTTTTTCTTGCAAATTATATTCTTTAATATCTTTCTGATTGTTGATAGTATTATCTACGAAGTCGATCAATTCTTTTCTTATATCAAAAGAATAGGTTTCTGGGATCAGATAACTTGTTATGGTAATAGCGCCCAATCCTTCACCCTCATTGTAAATTGATATAGTATTTTCATCCTCTTCAACCTTCCAATTTTCAGGAATCGCTAATTGATAGTATCTTGATGGTGATGTGTATTTCATAGGTAATTAATTGCCAGTTGGTTGTGGGGTTGGTTGTGGGGTTGGTTGTGGTTGTGGGGTTGGTTTAGGATCATAATATATTACCCTGCCTTTTTTACCGGTGGCCTTCTCATACTTCCCAAGTTGGCTTTTTCCTTTAGCTCTGCCAGATGGAGTATTAGGCTTTAGCTCCACAGGACTTCCATCTGGTGTTAAAGCATCTGGTCGTAGAGTATCACCTGTATTTGGATCTGTAATTGTTGGTTCTGCCTGCCATCCTTTGTCCTTTTTTGCGTTAACTTTATCTTTAAGTTCCTTGTGCTTCTTTTTACCTTCCTCAACTTTTTGTTTAACATTCGGATTGTTCACACCTCGTTTCTTTTCTGAGGTGCTTTGCGTTTGCTCCGGCTCTTGCTGCGGTTCACTACTCGCACTTTGTGAAGCATATCTCGCTGAAGTTGCATGGTGTACCACTACTGTTGCTACTATTGCCGCACTTGCAAAATATACTGCACCGGATTCAATAGCCCATATAGCAAGCGGTATCAAAAATACGAATCTGCCATCAGGGTCAACGCTGTTCGCTGGATTATTCCAACAATACGCAAAAGGCGACTTATCAATTTGATCCAAATGATCCGCCAGCGGATCCACGCTCGTCCACCTCGCAATCACCGGATCATAGAACCTCGCGCCATAATCGTAAAGCCCCGTCTCGTCCTGCAGCTCCTTGTGATTGTAAAGATAGTGATTTGGCGAACTTGGCAAAGTACCAATTAAACTTTGTATGGTATACCCGAACGCGTAATAATCATTTCTTTGCGAATTAAGCGGTGTAAGCTGGTTTGCGTCCGTGGGATCCCAGGTGGTGGTTAGCCGGGTGTCGCCCAGGTGGTCTTTTAGGTCGTACTCGTACTTATAAACGATTCCTGTTTTTCTTGCCCGTCCTTCTTCCGTCTGGATGAACGAAATCTTGGGATAGGTGCCGGTGTACTCGTACTGGATGCCGCCTGCGTATTCGGTAACTGTGGTCGTGCTGCCCATGGTCGACAGCTTCCTCAGCTTCCTGCCTGTAGCATCGTAGACGTAGGCGACCGATATTCCGGATCTGACCGCCGTCTGCGGCAGGTTGAGCATATTGTAGGCCTGGGTGAGCCCCTTGTTCAGGTCCATCAGTTGGTTGCCGTTGCCGTCATAGGTGTATTCCGCCGCCTGGTTCGCGCCATTGACGAAGCCTGACGCTGTGCCCAGTTCGTCAATGCGGTCAATCCTGTTGCCGCTCACGTAGGTGTACGTCAGGCTGTCTATGGCCGTACGCACGCCGGTTACCTTGTCGTACCTGTTCAGCCTGGTGATGTTGCCCATCACGTCGTACGTTACGTTCTCATTATAGTAATTGTCATTGGTCGTTGTGGTGCTGCTTACCGCGTTGGTCAGCCTGTTGAGCTTGTCGTAGGCGTAGCTGTACGCAAGGGCCGGGTAGCTGGTGCCCGACAGGGCTGCCGTCTTTACCGTGGTGCTGCCGATGTTGCCGTTGTACTGCGGCATTGCCGCGTTGTCGTACTTCAGCTCCATGCCAAACTGGTCGTTGGTATCGGTATTGGTAATCCCGCCGTCGGCGCTTAATGCGGGATTGTTGATGTTCGTCATCCAGCCCCTCGCGTTGTAGCGGTAGTCCACATTCTGCAGGAAGTTGGACGTACCGTTAATGGCGTGTAGTCCTTTTTTTGTCAGCTGTCCTAACTCGTTATAGCTGGCCAGCGATACCCGCACGGCTCCCTGAATGGCGTTGGTACTGTCCTGCAGCTGGCTGGAATTTGACCTCCGCCTGCCCATGTGGTCGTATGAATACCCTTCGGAAGACAGCAGTTTCTGAATCGGGGCCGTCTTGGCGGGATTGGCGACATAGTGTCGCCGGAGATTGGACAGCGGCTGCTTTACGAAGTTGTACCCGGTGGTCACGTCGTCGTAGTTGTACTGGCTCAGCGCCGACGACCCGCCCACGTAGTGCTGCGTAAACGTGCGGATAACTTGGCCATCTTCATCGTAATAGGGTACACTCCACAGGTAATCGGCGGTAGTATTGAGCACCAGTGTCTTGGTTGCTGTAACCAGCCCCGTGGTATGGCTGCTGTAGAGTGTGTTACTCAACTGGTTGTACATGGATGGCAGGCCGGGGATGCTGCTGTAGCTATCGTAATAAGTCACACTCAGCACAGTGGCGATGGTTGCCGGCCAGGCATTGACCGTATAGCCGTTGCCAGTTGTGGTGGTAGTTTCCCATTGCGTAGTAACAGCGTCAGCAAGGCCCTGCACGGTTGTTAGGTTATTAACACCCGCCGTGCTGCCGGTATGCTGAAATACTCCCGTAATTACCGGCCTGCCCATGGCATCATATTTGGTCACCGTCCATTCCTGCGGCGCTTTCATGCGCTGTACCGAATCCTGGGTGCCTATCACCTGGTCTAAGGTGTTATAGATCATAAACTCCCAGCCCTTGCCCGGTACTTTTTTTTGCGTCAGCCTGCCCCGGCCGTCGTAACGGTACTGGTAGCAAATATTATCAATTGTTGCCTGGCTTATGGCGGCAGTGGCATCCGGACTTGCTCCCGGCGGCAGTACAAAGCTTAACTGGCCCCGCTCATCGTATACGTAATAGGTGCTCAGCATTTCGGCAACCGTCCCTTTAATGTTGTAGGTGCGTTTCAGCACAACATGGCCTTCCTTGTCCTTATATTCTTCGGTAGTACCAAAGCACCCGTCGGTCGTCTTCCAATTTTCGTCCTTGGTTATGGCTACGTCCAATTGATTAGGGCCGTAGGTAGCGGTATTACCCGTGCGCACCAGGTTCCTGCTGCCGCTGGCATTAATGGTAGCGGTATACAGTGCCGCCTTGCGGCTGCCCAAATTGGTGCTGCTTAAATTGGTAGTACTAAAAGTGCTGGTTTGCTCATTGCTGGTAAATGAAACCCTTACTGTATGATCGGCATCGGGATTTGCAGACAGCTGCCATGCTGCACCAGGCGCCCCCTGCTCAATTACCCTGCCCAGCGGCGAGGGCTCAAAAGAGGTTACCGCATACGGGAACTGGGTAAGCACAATGGCATTGCTTTGCTTGCCCTCTGTTGTCCCGTTCGATGGGTTGTAAAAGGCTTTTACCCCAGTTGTCGCGCCAAGCGCATCCGTGCGGTAAGTGCCGTAATTGGTGGTGCTGTTTACATAGGGCAGGTATTTTTGCGCTTCCCGTTCGTACCCATCATAAACAAAAGGCTGTACCACATCATAGCCAGCCGGCGATGCCTGCCTTTGTACCGTTTGCAGCGGGCTGCCCAGCCCGTCGACGTACTGGATCGTGGTCATCACTGAATCTTTTACCGTTGTCAGCTGGTCAAGCCGGGTATTGGCTTTTATCGCCGTGCGCGGTATCCGGCTGCGCACATAGTTTTGCGTGGTGGTTTGGGCAAATATGGTATTGCTGATAAGCAGGCCTGCCACCAGCAGGATGCTTTTATATATTTTGTTAGTGTGTAATTCCATTTGTTCTTTTTTTGAATAAGGGTTAAAGGTTATGGTGCTTGATGGAATTATTAATTTTCGATGTTTACAGGTACATAACCAGTGCCCGTCTGTACGGTTACCGACGACGAATAACAAATTTGTATACTGCTATTGGTAAAACAACCGGATGATAGCAGCGATCCGCTGGTGCCCTGGTTGGTCCCCGAAGATATGGTAACTGTGCTGTTTGTTGTGGTTACTTCAGGGTTCGGCGTGCGCCCGTCATTGTAGGTAGCATTCTTTACATACTGGTAATTGATGGTAAACGTAACGGGCACATTATAGGCTACCGTACAGTTGGCATCCGAGTACGATTTAAACACATACGTATGGTAAGTGAGCCCGTTGCTTACGCTGGTGCTGCCAACCGATACGTTTACATAAATGGTTGGCGGCAGCGGGCAGGCCGTGGTATTGGTGCCGTTGCTTACCCATTGCGTTTGGTTATAGGTTGGGCTGTAAGGGTTGGTATCCACCTGTTGCTTTTGCTGTTCACCGGTATTTTGCCCTACGCCATTTGTAACGCATTGGAACGTGCCGTTATCCTGCCACACTGCCCCCTGTCCTGCATAGTTATAATCGTAACTCTTCAGAATATTACCCTGCCGGTCTTTTATATTGACCAGCCTGCTTTCGCTGTCGTACTCAAAATAGGTGCTCATGCCCTTGGCATCGGTGCTGCTGCTTACGCCGGTTAAGGGCAAATAGGTATAGGTGGTCATCAGTGTACCGATTGGGCATAGCCTTACCTCGTCAATCAGGTTGCCGTTGCTGCTTATTGATATACTGGTTATCCCCGTCAGCGTCCATTCATACAAGGTCCAGGTGCCGGTCATGGTTTTGGCTACGCCGCCAATGGTGATGGTGGCGCTGCCCTTGCCCCAAAGGCTTACCTTGTAATTGCCCGATGGCAGGCTGCTTTTGCTGATGGTGCCGTTGTAGCTTTTTACCCCCGTGCGGGCATCGTTGCTAACCACGTTGGCTGCAGTATACGTCCAGCTGTTGTCATCATCCTCAAAGCTGGTATAGGCCACCCCGGCCAGGTCAGCGTTCTTAACCTGGGCAATGGGATAGTTGTTGTGGTAACCCCACAGGTAGGCTACCTGATGGCTGGTAGTGGTTGTAGGATAGTATCCTGCAATGTCCTGGCTTTCTACATTCGCGGTGGTGCCGTTATAATTGGTAGTAATACGGGCTTTATACCTGCTATCGCTCAGAATGCTGGTATATAAGCCCTGTGCGTTCTTGGTTTCCTGATTCAGGCTGGCAACAGGATTGGCATTAATAAAACTGTACAGGGTACGGGGCTTGTTATTGTCGTAATCGGTGATCACGCCATCGGTCATTACCGAATCGGTAGCCGAGCGTTTGAGCCAGCCTTGCTTTTCAATCACCATGGCAATCCCCACTGATCCGCTGCCCGTGGCATAGCTATCCTGGTATTTGTATTTCTCCACCCGCGTAGTACCTTTTGAATCAGTTGTGGAGGCAAGCACTTTATTCCGGTAAGGGATGCTGTAGGTAAAAGCAGAGGAGGTAACCACCGAATCACTGGTATTTACATAACTCACCTCGCGCTGGCTTTTCAGGCGTAAAAACGAGGGAACGGTATTCCAGTTGTTATAGGTGTATTCCCTGAGTCTGTCCTCTGTTACGCCGCAGATGGGGCTTGGCGGTACCCCGCAGCAGGGGATGCGGCGGATGCTCAAATGGGGTTTAATACCGGCGTATATGCCTGTTTCGGTAACGTCCTGGTCGTAAACATACTCCTGTTTTTGAATAGGCTTATAAACGCTGCTTACCTTTTTAAAATCGGTTTTACGGATAAGTTGTACCGCAAGGTCATTATACCAGCCGCCGCCAAAGGCGATAAACTCGCTTTTACTTAGCAGGTAATCTGTTCCGTTCACCTGTTTTTCATATACCAGTTTGTAATACATATCCTGCGTAACATTAAGCGGGTTGGTATTGGTAGAGGTGTAGTTCATGTAATTGTGCACCTCGGGGAACCAGG
The genomic region above belongs to Mucilaginibacter sp. KACC 22773 and contains:
- a CDS encoding REP-associated tyrosine transposase — encoded protein: MSRNYKFKNPEGLYFVSFATVFWLDVFVRLHYFDCLVRNLNYSVDNKGMEIYAWCIMPSHVHLVFRSTIQKPEDLIRDFKSLTSKQMIALIKENNQESRREWLLNSFKKAGLTNSNNTSNQFWQQHNKPIELWSAAVIDQKIDYTHNNPVVAGFVENDYDYLHSSARDYAGIKGLVKVIIT
- the ltrA gene encoding group II intron reverse transcriptase/maturase, producing MFETTSRPVPVTKEMVKKAYRKVKANKGSAGVDKESLEDFEVNLLDNLYVLWNRMNSGSYFPKPVRSVSIPKANGKKRVLGIPTVSDRIAQQVVKDYLEPRLEAQFQDQSYGYRPLKSAHQAVAAVHENVLRYAWVIDMDIKSFFDEVDHELLMKAVERHVAEPWVKMYIRRWLESPAQQPDGTLIQKGGQGTPQGGVISPLLANLFLHYVLDKWLLKQYPGVAFVRYADDIVIHCHTETEAKQLLEAIRARLAECKLRLSEEKTKMVYCQNYRRPKRKDYGKKFDFLGFTFKPKPIISKKGGLFLGYGSTISQKAQSRIIEGWKQLRWHRRSDLTMQDIADQINPQMVGIIRYYGKFKLRGLQPLMKRFEFRLAKWVLNKYRKFRGSYGEAHKWISELKISYPAMFYYWTVFKHV
- a CDS encoding DUF6443 domain-containing protein encodes the protein MELHTNKIYKSILLVAGLLISNTIFAQTTTQNYVRSRIPRTAIKANTRLDQLTTVKDSVMTTIQYVDGLGSPLQTVQRQASPAGYDVVQPFVYDGYEREAQKYLPYVNSTTNYGTYRTDALGATTGVKAFYNPSNGTTEGKQSNAIVLTQFPYAVTSFEPSPLGRVIEQGAPGAAWQLSANPDADHTVRVSFTSNEQTSTFSTTNLSSTNLGSRKAALYTATINASGSRNLVRTGNTATYGPNQLDVAITKDENWKTTDGCFGTTEEYKDKEGHVVLKRTYNIKGTVAEMLSTYYVYDERGQLSFVLPPGASPDATAAISQATIDNICYQYRYDGRGRLTQKKVPGKGWEFMIYNTLDQVIGTQDSVQRMKAPQEWTVTKYDAMGRPVITGVFQHTGSTAGVNNLTTVQGLADAVTTQWETTTTTGNGYTVNAWPATIATVLSVTYYDSYSSIPGLPSMYNQLSNTLYSSHTTGLVTATKTLVLNTTADYLWSVPYYDEDGQVIRTFTQHYVGGSSALSQYNYDDVTTGYNFVKQPLSNLRRHYVANPAKTAPIQKLLSSEGYSYDHMGRRRSNSSQLQDSTNAIQGAVRVSLASYNELGQLTKKGLHAINGTSNFLQNVDYRYNARGWMTNINNPALSADGGITNTDTNDQFGMELKYDNAAMPQYNGNIGSTTVKTAALSGTSYPALAYSYAYDKLNRLTNAVSSTTTTNDNYYNENVTYDVMGNITRLNRYDKVTGVRTAIDSLTYTYVSGNRIDRIDELGTASGFVNGANQAAEYTYDGNGNQLMDLNKGLTQAYNMLNLPQTAVRSGISVAYVYDATGRKLRKLSTMGSTTTVTEYAGGIQYEYTGTYPKISFIQTEEGRARKTGIVYKYEYDLKDHLGDTRLTTTWDPTDANQLTPLNSQRNDYYAFGYTIQSLIGTLPSSPNHYLYNHKELQDETGLYDYGARFYDPVIARWTSVDPLADHLDQIDKSPFAYCWNNPANSVDPDGRFVFLIPLAIWAIESGAVYFASAAIVATVVVHHATSARYASQSASSEPQQEPEQTQSTSEKKRGVNNPNVKQKVEEGKKKHKELKDKVNAKKDKGWQAEPTITDPNTGDTLRPDALTPDGSPVELKPNTPSGRAKGKSQLGKYEKATGKKGRVIYYDPKPTPQPQPTPQPTPQPTGN